Below is a genomic region from Burkholderia pseudomultivorans.
CCGAGAATGCCGGCCAGCGGCGTGCACGCGGCCATCAGCGAGATGCCCTCCTCGAGATTGCGCGGCAGCTGGTACGGCAGGTCGTAACCGTCCGATGCGATCGGCTCGGTCGGCGCGAGCTGTTGCGTGAGGCCGAGATAGCCGGCCGCGAGCGTCGCCGCGAACGCGAGGTACGGATTGCAGTCGACGCCCGGAATCCGGTTCTCGATGCGCCGCGCGACCGGGCTCGACTGCGGGATCCGGAAGCCGACCGTGCGGTTGTCGTAGCCCCACTGCACGTTGATCGGCGCGGCCATGAAGCGCGACAGCCGGCGGTACGAGTTGATGTACGGCGCGAAGATCGGCATCAGCGCCGGCGTGTACTTCTGCAGGCCCGCGAGATAGCTGTGGAACAGCGGCGATACGGCGCCGTCCTCGTCGGCGAACAGGTTGCGGCCGGTGCGTGCATCGGCGAGGCTCTGGTGGATGTGCATCGCGGAGCCCGGCTCGCCTTCCATCGGCTTGGCCATGAAGGTCGCGTACATGTTGTGGCGCAGCGCGGCCTCGCGCACCGTGCGCTTGAACAGGAACACCTGGTCGGCCAGCGACAGCGCGTCGCCATGCACGAAGTTGATCTCCATCTGCGCGGCGCCGACTTCGTGGATCAGCGTCTCGATGTCGAGGCCCTGCATTTCGCAGTACTCGTAGATGTCCTCGAACAGCGGATCGAACTCGTTGACGGCCTCGATCGAATACGACTGACGGCCGGTTTCCGCGCGCCCCGTGCGGCCGACCGGCGGACGCAGCGGCAGGTCGGGATCGGCGTTCATGTCGACCAGGTAGAACTCGAGTTCGGGCGCGACGACCGGCTTCCAGCCCTTGGCCTTGTACAGGTCGAGCACGCGGCGCAGCACGTAGCGCGGCGAGATCTCGACGGGCGAGCCGTCGAAGTGCACGCAGTCGTGGATCACCTGTGCGGTTGGATCGACGGCCCATGGAATCAGGCAGATCGTCGACGGATCGGGCACGCAGACCATGTCGGGATCGGTGACGCCGGTCAGCGTGCCGTCTTCCGGATAGTCGCCGGTGACGGTCTGCACCATCACGGCCTGCGGCAATCGCATCGATTCGCCGGATTCGAATTTGTTGCGCGGAATGATCTTGCCGCGCGCGATACCGGCCATGTCGGGAATGATCGCCTCGACCTCGGTGATGCGATGCTGACGCAGGAATTCGCTCAGTTCGGGTTGCATGATCGGCCTCTTTCAGTCGACGTCGGATGCGGACGGCGAGTCGCCGCCGGCCGCATGAATGCGATGCGTCATGCGCGCGCGGCACGCCGCGCCGAATGCCGCGAAGATGGCGCGCGACAGCGGCTGCTCCGCGTAGCGCCACTCGGGATGCCACTGCACGCCCAGCGCGAACGCGCGCGCGCCGCGCACGCTGACGGCCTCGACCAGCCCGTCGGGCGCGCTCGCCTCGACGGCGAGCCCCGCGCCGATACGCGCAATGCCCTGGTCGTGCAGCGAATTGACGGTCGCTTCGCGCGCGCCGTGCGCGATCCGCTGCAGCAGCCCGTCGGCCGCGAACTGCACGACGTGCGCGGGGCCGTACTGCCGCTCGAGCGGATCGTCCAGCCGCTCGCGATGATCGTCGAAGCCCGCGGTCGCATGCAGCCGCTGATGCAGCGTGCCGCCGTACGCGACGTTCAGCTCCTGCATGCCGCGGCAGATCGCAAGCACCGGCACGCCCGCGTCGATCGCCGCGCGGATCAGCGGCAGCGCGGTGGCGTCGCGCGCGGGATCGTGCAGCGTGTCGGGCGCGCTCGTCTCGCCGCCATAGTGATGCGGCTCGACGTTCGAATAGCTGCCGGTCAGCAGCAGCCCGTCGATCGACGCGACGATCGCATCGTCCGGCTGCCGCGCGCCGAGCGCGGGCAAGACGAACGCGAGCACGCCCGCGCCGTCGATCAGCGCGGCGAGGTATTTCTCCCCGGCCGTATGGTTCGGATGGGCGCCGCGCATGATGCGGTCGGCGGTGACGGCTACGATCGGGCGCGCCCGCATGATCGCGTCTCCGGTGACGGCGCGACGCACGGCCGCGCGCTGGACAAGGAAAGCCCGCGCCGTGCCGGCATGCACGTCACGCACCGCGTCGCGCACGCACGGACGCTCCGGCCGCCCCGGCGATGCGGCGGCAGGCGATGCGGACCGGTGTGGAAGCGGAAAGGGACGCTAGGGCAACAACGACGCGCTGCCGTCGCACCGCACCGCGCTCAATACGTGCACGGTCGCGAGGTTGAAGCGGCGCAGGCCGCGAGGACAGGCAAGGAAAAAACGAGGCTCGCGCAAACGGGCGGCACGCGTGCCGCGATCAGCATGCCGGCTCGTCCCGGCCTGACGCGGCGCGCCCGCCGACGGACTTCGGGTCCGGCGTATCGATGGGCTGGCGGCTTTCACGATCGTACTCGACTGGCTGATGAAGGCAGGACACGTGTCGCGGTCAAGCGGATACGGCGCGCGGCACGTCGGCTGGACATCACGGCACGCCCCGGCGCGGCACGGTTCGGTGCCCCCGCCGATGCGTATGTGACGACTCCCTGACATTCAGCTTATATCACCTAAAAATTGCGTCAAATTTTCAGGTACCGATCGCGGCATCGGGCAGACGAAAAAAATGGCATCGATCCAGACGAATCGATGCCGTTTTGTGCGCTGCGGTCGCACAGGCGCAAAGCGCCCGCGCGCCGCCCCGCACCGTTTCGCCGCGCCGCCGCAACGGCGCGGCGCGATGCTCAACGATGCGCGAGCGCGGTTTCGACGAGCGTCTGCAGCAGCGGCGCGACCCGCGCCGCCCGCGCTTCGTCGTAGGCGTACGGACGCGTTTCTTCCATGTAGGTGATCTGCGACAGTTCGAGTTGCACGGCCTGCACGCCGCTGGCGGGCACGCCGTAGTGGCGCGTGATGTAGCCGCCCTTGAAGCGCCCGTTCGCGACGGCCGTGTAGCCGCCGTGTTCGAGCACGCGCGCGGCAAGCGCTTCGGCGAGGCCAGGTGCGGCGCTCGCGCCGCTCGACGTGCCGAAGTTGAAGTCCGGCAGGCGGCCTTCGAAGAAGCGCGGCACATGCGAACGGATCGAATGCGCCTCCCAGACGAGCACGCGGCCGTGCTCGCGCTTCAGCCGCTCGATTTCGCGTTGCAGCGCGTCGTGATACGGCAGCCAGTAGCGATCGCGGCGGCGCATGATCTCGTCGTTGTCGGGCAGTGCGCCGGCCGGATACAGCGGCGCCTTGTCGAACGTGTCGACCGGCACGAGGCCCGTCGTGTCCTGCCCCGGATACAGGTTCTCGTTGTCGGGCGGTCGGTTCAGGTCGACGACGTAGCGCGCGTGCGACGGCACGAGGATCGACGCGCCGAGCGTCGCCGCGAACCCGTACAGGCGTTCGAGGTGCCAGTCGCAGTCGTCGACGAAGCGCGCGTCGGGCGTCATCGTCGCGGCGATGTCGTCGGGGATGTAGGTGCCTGCGTGCGGAATCGAGATCAGCAGCGGCAGCGTGCCCTGCTTCAGCGTGAATACAGCCGGTTGTTCAGTCATGTCGCATCACCGTAGAAGTCGAGCGGCGCACGCGTGCGGCGTGCGCCGGTTGCCGCGCGTCAGCGCAGCAGTTGCGCCAGCGCGGCGCGGTAATCGGCATACGCGGCGGCTTCGTCGCGATGGCGGCGGCCGCTCACGACGCGCTCGCCGCCCGTATAGACGTCGAGCACCGGCGTGTCGCCGTGCTCGGCGAACACCGCGCCCGACAGCCAGGCCGCGCTGTCGTGTTCGGCGATCGCCGGGTGGTCGGGATCGAGCACCAGCCAGTCGGCGCGGCACCCTTCGCGCAGCGCGCCGATGCGCCGCCCGCTCGCCTGCGCGCCGCCCGCGAGCGACGCATCGAACAGACGGTCCGCGACGCGGGCCTGCGTCTCGCTCGCGAGCACGTTGCGCGCGCGGTGCACGAGCCGCTGCCCGTATTCGAGCAGGCGCAGCTCCGCGCGCCAGTCGACCGATGCGTGGCTGTCGGAGCCGATGCCGATCACGCCGCCGTGCGCGAGATAG
It encodes:
- the hutG gene encoding N-formylglutamate deformylase, which codes for MTEQPAVFTLKQGTLPLLISIPHAGTYIPDDIAATMTPDARFVDDCDWHLERLYGFAATLGASILVPSHARYVVDLNRPPDNENLYPGQDTTGLVPVDTFDKAPLYPAGALPDNDEIMRRRDRYWLPYHDALQREIERLKREHGRVLVWEAHSIRSHVPRFFEGRLPDFNFGTSSGASAAPGLAEALAARVLEHGGYTAVANGRFKGGYITRHYGVPASGVQAVQLELSQITYMEETRPYAYDEARAARVAPLLQTLVETALAHR
- a CDS encoding gamma-glutamyl-gamma-aminobutyrate hydrolase family protein gives rise to the protein MRARPIVAVTADRIMRGAHPNHTAGEKYLAALIDGAGVLAFVLPALGARQPDDAIVASIDGLLLTGSYSNVEPHHYGGETSAPDTLHDPARDATALPLIRAAIDAGVPVLAICRGMQELNVAYGGTLHQRLHATAGFDDHRERLDDPLERQYGPAHVVQFAADGLLQRIAHGAREATVNSLHDQGIARIGAGLAVEASAPDGLVEAVSVRGARAFALGVQWHPEWRYAEQPLSRAIFAAFGAACRARMTHRIHAAGGDSPSASDVD
- a CDS encoding glutamine synthetase family protein, with product MQPELSEFLRQHRITEVEAIIPDMAGIARGKIIPRNKFESGESMRLPQAVMVQTVTGDYPEDGTLTGVTDPDMVCVPDPSTICLIPWAVDPTAQVIHDCVHFDGSPVEISPRYVLRRVLDLYKAKGWKPVVAPELEFYLVDMNADPDLPLRPPVGRTGRAETGRQSYSIEAVNEFDPLFEDIYEYCEMQGLDIETLIHEVGAAQMEINFVHGDALSLADQVFLFKRTVREAALRHNMYATFMAKPMEGEPGSAMHIHQSLADARTGRNLFADEDGAVSPLFHSYLAGLQKYTPALMPIFAPYINSYRRLSRFMAAPINVQWGYDNRTVGFRIPQSSPVARRIENRIPGVDCNPYLAFAATLAAGYLGLTQQLAPTEPIASDGYDLPYQLPRNLEEGISLMAACTPLAGILGDKFVKAYLALKETEYEAFFRVISSWERRHLLLHV